A genomic region of Hippoglossus hippoglossus isolate fHipHip1 chromosome 8, fHipHip1.pri, whole genome shotgun sequence contains the following coding sequences:
- the praf2 gene encoding PRA1 family protein 2 has product MEGVRPPPLRSLDDFLLSSARFALPDVRDLDRWNNRIINNLLYYQSNYFLSALGLLLLVGYFRPFQLFVGAVVVSLLFLGFVWAAENQAPIRRFRRNHPLICVLAVLVASYLLILVLGGVAVFLFGIAFPIMMVLLHASMRLRSLKNKLENKLESIGLKRTPMGLLLEALGQEQEAGS; this is encoded by the exons ATGGAAGGCGTGCGGCCGCCTCCCCTCCGGAGCCTGGATGATTTCCTCCTGAGCTCGGCGAGGTTTGCGCTGCCAGATGTTCGCGACCTGGACCGCTGGAACAACCGGATCATCAACAACCTGCTCTACTACCAGAGCAACTACTTCCTGTCCGCGCTgggcctgctgctgctcgtgGG GTATTTCCGACCCTTCCAGCTGTTTGTAGGGGCAGTGGTGGTCTCCTTGTTGTTCCTTGGCTTTGTCTGGGCTGCCGAGAACCAAGCTCCCATTCGCCGTTTCCGTAGAAACCACCCGTTGATCTGTGTGTTGGCCGTCCTGGTGGCCAGTTACCTCTTAATTTTGGTGCTGGGAGGCGTGGCTGTCTTCCTGTTTGGCATAGCCTTCCCTATAATGA TGGTTCTGCTCCATGCGTCGATGAGACTGCGGAGCCTCAAGAACAAGCTGGAAAATAAACTGGAAAGCATCGGTTTGAAGAGGACACCCATGGGACTCCTGTTAGAGGCCCTGGGACAGGAACAGGAAGCTGGATCctag